The genomic stretch ATGGCCGCCACATGCTAGCAGCCCTGCAATGCCTTGCATCGACAGCGCACGCCGGGCGGCGCGGTTGGGCGCGGGGGGGACAAGGTCGACCCACACGGGGGCTGGTGGCGTCAGTGGGAGCCTTGCGTGGCGGAGACCCCGGGAGGTGCTGGCGCCCCACTCTCCGGGGTCAAGGCCGCCCGGTTCTTGAAGAAGATGAAGATGCCCATCACGACGAGAAAGCCGGAGAAGGCCGCCTTGAGTGTCGCCTGGGAGACGAAGTGGGAGACCCAGGTGCCGGTCAGGATGCCCGCCACGGCGATGGCCGTGAAGAGGCCGAGGTCTCCCCAGGGGACCTCGACATGTCCCAGGTAGCCGGCGAAGCCCACGAGGGAGTTGAGCGCGATGACGAGCAGGCTGGTGCCCACTGCCTGTTTCATGGGCAGGCCCACCAACAACACCAGCGCGGGGACGATGAGGAAGCCGCCGCCCACGCCTACCAGGCCGGTGAGCGCCCCCACTCCGAGAGCGGCCAGCGACATGAGGGGGAGGGGGGCCTTGTGGGGCTCGGGGGCGCGCGCGGCCTCTCGACGCCCATTGTGGCGCATGAAGTACGCGGACACGAGCATCACCGTGGCGAAGAGCAGCAGTTGC from Myxococcus stipitatus encodes the following:
- a CDS encoding sulfite exporter TauE/SafE family protein; this encodes MHLFGFSLAALMGLSLGLLGGGGSILTVPILVYVLGFGAKESIAMGLAVVGVTSLVGAASHWRQGNVQFRAAIVFGAVTMVGTYGGARLSVFISGTTQLLLFATVMLVSAYFMRHNGRREAARAPEPHKAPLPLMSLAALGVGALTGLVGVGGGFLIVPALVLLVGLPMKQAVGTSLLVIALNSLVGFAGYLGHVEVPWGDLGLFTAIAVAGILTGTWVSHFVSQATLKAAFSGFLVVMGIFIFFKNRAALTPESGAPAPPGVSATQGSH